The Vicia villosa cultivar HV-30 ecotype Madison, WI linkage group LG1, Vvil1.0, whole genome shotgun sequence genome includes a region encoding these proteins:
- the LOC131631096 gene encoding two-component response regulator ARR2-like isoform X2: MNLTNGKGSISTVTTTTVSMKSGEGSDQFPAGLRVLVVDDDPTCLKILEKMLRSCYYEVTQCNRAEAALSLLRENKNGFDIVISDVHMPDMDGFKLLEHIGLEMDLPVIMMSADDGKNVVMKGVTHGACDYLIKPVRMEALKNIWQHVVRKKKHDWKDSEQSGSADEGDRHPKASDDADYSSSANESNWRSSRKRRDDEEDGDDRDDSSTLKKPRVVWSVELHQQFVAAVDQLGIDKAVPKKILELMNVPGLTRENVASHLQKYRLYLRRLSGVSQHQNNSFLSPQEASFGTISSMNGLDLQTLAAAGQLPAQSLATLQAAGLGRSAVKSGLPMPLMDQRNLFSFENPRLRFGEGQQQLLSNNKPTNLLHGVPTNMEPKQLANLHQSAAQSLGNLNMRVPGTSPQGNPLLMQMPQQSQPRGQMLSENISPRIPRLPNLLGQSTVSNGISDGLLGRNGIASSSRGPSFNSVPQSSMFFNSPMNQSTEMSVTSFPLGSTPGISSITTKGTFQPEVNSGIKGSAGFPSYDIFNELNHQKPRDWGMTNPGLTYDSSQHANPLHGNIDVSPSVLVRQGQGYSSTPQNGHNRDNSLIGKSPFSLGESSEQGNFQNGVQNFNPLVENSTRVIKSEMVPDASSQTNLFPDHYGQEDLMSVLLKQEGIVQGENEFDFDGYSLDNIPV, from the exons ATGAATCTTACTAACGGTAAAGGATCCATTTCTACGGTTACTACTACAACTGTTTCTATGAAATCCGGTGAAGGTTCCGATCAGTTCCCGGCGGGTTTGCGAGTTCTCGTTGTGGATGATGATCCCACGTGTCTGAAAATCCTCGAGAAGATGCTGAGGTCGTGTTATTATGAAG TTACGCAGTGCAATCGAGCGGAAGCTGCACTTTCACTACTCAGGGAGAACAAGAATGGATTTGACATTGTTATCAGTGATGTCCATATGCCGGATATGGATGGATTTAAGCTCTTGGAACACATTGGATTGGAAATGGATCTTCCGGTTATTA TGATGTCTGCGGATGATGGTAAAAATGTTGTTATGAAGGGTGTAACACACGGTGCTTGTGATTACCTGATTAAACCGGTTCGTATGGAGGCTTTGAAGAACATATGGCAACATGTGGTTCGGAAGAAAAAGCATGACTGGAAAGATTCAGAACAGTCGGGTAGTGCTGATGAAGGAGATCGGCATCCAAAGGCGTCTGATGATGCTGATTATTCGTCTTCTGCTAATGAAAGTAATTGGAGAAGCTCGAGAAAGAGAAGGGATGATGAAGAGGACGGTGATGATAGAGATGACTCCTCCACACTAAAGAAGCCTCGGGTTGTTTGGTCTGTCGAGCTTCATCAACAGTTTGTGGCTGCTGTCGATCAACTAGGAATTGACA AGGCTGTTCCTAAAAAAATTCTGGAATTGATGAATGTTCCCGGGCTCACCCGAGAAAATGTCGCTAGCCACCTGCAG AAATATCGATTGTATCTTCGAAGATTGAGTGGAGTTTCTCAGCACCAGAACAACTCATTTCTCAGCCCGCAAGAGGCGTCATTCGGGACGATTTCATCGATGAATGGTCTTGATCTGCAAACTCTTGCAGCTGCGGGCCAGCTTCCAGCACAAAGTTTAGCGACTCTTCAAGCTGCGGGACTCGGTAGGTCAGCTGTGAAATCAGGCTTACCTATGCCTCTTATGGATCAAAGAAACCTTTTCAGTTTCGAAAACCCGAGGTTGAGATTTGGAGAAGGGCAGCAACAACTTTTGAGCAATAATAAACCGACAAATCTTCTTCACGGAGTTCCAACTAACATGGAGCCAAAGCAGCTTGCCAATTTGCACCAGTCTGCAGCTCAATCCCTTGGCAACTTGAATATGCGAGTCCCTGGCACGTCACCACAGGGAAATCCTTTATTGATGCAGATGCCACAACAATCCCAACCTAGAGGTCAGATGCTAAGTGAAAATATCAGTCCCCGTATTCCCAGACTACCGAACCTCTTGGGGCAGTCTACTGTATCAAATGGAATTTCCGACGGTCTTTTAGGGAGAAACGGCATAGCTAGTAGCAGCAGAGGGCCTTCATTTAATTCTGTTCCACAGAGCTCTATGTTTTTTAATTCTCCCATGAATCAAAGCACTGAAATGTCTGTTACTAGTTTTCCTCTCGGAAGCACTCCAGGTATATCTAGTATCACAACCAAAGGCACATTTCAGCCCGAAGTTAATTCGGGTATCAAAGGATCAGCTGGATTTCCAAGTTATGATATTTTTAACGAACTGAACCATCAGAAGCCTCGGGACTGGGGAATGACAAACCCTGGTCTAACATATGATTCCTCGCAGCATGCAAATCCTTTACATGGTAACATCGATGTCTCGCCATCAGTTTTGGTCCGTCAGGGTCAGGGTTATTCTTCTACGCCACAAAATGGACATAACAGAGATAACTCTTTGATTGGAAAATCTCCTTTTTCTCTAGGAGAAAGCTCGGAACAAGGTAATTTCCAAAATGGCGTTCAAAACTTCAATCCCCTTGTTGAAAATTCAACAAGGGTTATTAAGTCTGAAATGGTTCCAGACGCGAGCTCCCAGACTAATCTCTTCCCCGATCATTACGGACAGGAGGATCTTATGAGTGTACTTCTGAAACAG GAAGGCATTGTACAAGGCGAGAATGAGTTTGACTTCGACGGATATTCTCTGGACAACATTCCTGTCTAG
- the LOC131631096 gene encoding two-component response regulator ARR2-like isoform X1, with protein sequence MNLTNGKGSISTVTTTTVSMKSGEGSDQFPAGLRVLVVDDDPTCLKILEKMLRSCYYEVTQCNRAEAALSLLRENKNGFDIVISDVHMPDMDGFKLLEHIGLEMDLPVIMMSADDGKNVVMKGVTHGACDYLIKPVRMEALKNIWQHVVRKKKHDWKDSEQSGSADEGDRHPKASDDADYSSSANESNWRSSRKRRDDEEDGDDRDDSSTLKKPRVVWSVELHQQFVAAVDQLGIDKAVPKKILELMNVPGLTRENVASHLQKYRLYLRRLSGVSQHQNNSFLSPQEASFGTISSMNGLDLQTLAAAGQLPAQSLATLQAAGLGRSAVKSGLPMPLMDQRNLFSFENPRLRFGEGQQQLLSNNKPTNLLHGVPTNMEPKQLANLHQSAAQSLGNLNMRVPGTSPQGNPLLMQMPQQSQPRGQMLSENISPRIPRLPNLLGQSTVSNGISDGLLGRNGIASSSRGPSFNSVPQSSMFFNSPMNQSTEMSVTSFPLGSTPGISSITTKGTFQPEVNSGIKGSAGFPSYDIFNELNHQKPRDWGMTNPGLTYDSSQHANPLHGNIDVSPSVLVRQGQGYSSTPQNGHNRDNSLIGKSPFSLGESSEQGNFQNGVQNFNPLVENSTRVIKSEMVPDASSQTNLFPDHYGQEDLMSVLLKQQEGIVQGENEFDFDGYSLDNIPV encoded by the exons ATGAATCTTACTAACGGTAAAGGATCCATTTCTACGGTTACTACTACAACTGTTTCTATGAAATCCGGTGAAGGTTCCGATCAGTTCCCGGCGGGTTTGCGAGTTCTCGTTGTGGATGATGATCCCACGTGTCTGAAAATCCTCGAGAAGATGCTGAGGTCGTGTTATTATGAAG TTACGCAGTGCAATCGAGCGGAAGCTGCACTTTCACTACTCAGGGAGAACAAGAATGGATTTGACATTGTTATCAGTGATGTCCATATGCCGGATATGGATGGATTTAAGCTCTTGGAACACATTGGATTGGAAATGGATCTTCCGGTTATTA TGATGTCTGCGGATGATGGTAAAAATGTTGTTATGAAGGGTGTAACACACGGTGCTTGTGATTACCTGATTAAACCGGTTCGTATGGAGGCTTTGAAGAACATATGGCAACATGTGGTTCGGAAGAAAAAGCATGACTGGAAAGATTCAGAACAGTCGGGTAGTGCTGATGAAGGAGATCGGCATCCAAAGGCGTCTGATGATGCTGATTATTCGTCTTCTGCTAATGAAAGTAATTGGAGAAGCTCGAGAAAGAGAAGGGATGATGAAGAGGACGGTGATGATAGAGATGACTCCTCCACACTAAAGAAGCCTCGGGTTGTTTGGTCTGTCGAGCTTCATCAACAGTTTGTGGCTGCTGTCGATCAACTAGGAATTGACA AGGCTGTTCCTAAAAAAATTCTGGAATTGATGAATGTTCCCGGGCTCACCCGAGAAAATGTCGCTAGCCACCTGCAG AAATATCGATTGTATCTTCGAAGATTGAGTGGAGTTTCTCAGCACCAGAACAACTCATTTCTCAGCCCGCAAGAGGCGTCATTCGGGACGATTTCATCGATGAATGGTCTTGATCTGCAAACTCTTGCAGCTGCGGGCCAGCTTCCAGCACAAAGTTTAGCGACTCTTCAAGCTGCGGGACTCGGTAGGTCAGCTGTGAAATCAGGCTTACCTATGCCTCTTATGGATCAAAGAAACCTTTTCAGTTTCGAAAACCCGAGGTTGAGATTTGGAGAAGGGCAGCAACAACTTTTGAGCAATAATAAACCGACAAATCTTCTTCACGGAGTTCCAACTAACATGGAGCCAAAGCAGCTTGCCAATTTGCACCAGTCTGCAGCTCAATCCCTTGGCAACTTGAATATGCGAGTCCCTGGCACGTCACCACAGGGAAATCCTTTATTGATGCAGATGCCACAACAATCCCAACCTAGAGGTCAGATGCTAAGTGAAAATATCAGTCCCCGTATTCCCAGACTACCGAACCTCTTGGGGCAGTCTACTGTATCAAATGGAATTTCCGACGGTCTTTTAGGGAGAAACGGCATAGCTAGTAGCAGCAGAGGGCCTTCATTTAATTCTGTTCCACAGAGCTCTATGTTTTTTAATTCTCCCATGAATCAAAGCACTGAAATGTCTGTTACTAGTTTTCCTCTCGGAAGCACTCCAGGTATATCTAGTATCACAACCAAAGGCACATTTCAGCCCGAAGTTAATTCGGGTATCAAAGGATCAGCTGGATTTCCAAGTTATGATATTTTTAACGAACTGAACCATCAGAAGCCTCGGGACTGGGGAATGACAAACCCTGGTCTAACATATGATTCCTCGCAGCATGCAAATCCTTTACATGGTAACATCGATGTCTCGCCATCAGTTTTGGTCCGTCAGGGTCAGGGTTATTCTTCTACGCCACAAAATGGACATAACAGAGATAACTCTTTGATTGGAAAATCTCCTTTTTCTCTAGGAGAAAGCTCGGAACAAGGTAATTTCCAAAATGGCGTTCAAAACTTCAATCCCCTTGTTGAAAATTCAACAAGGGTTATTAAGTCTGAAATGGTTCCAGACGCGAGCTCCCAGACTAATCTCTTCCCCGATCATTACGGACAGGAGGATCTTATGAGTGTACTTCTGAAACAG CAGGAAGGCATTGTACAAGGCGAGAATGAGTTTGACTTCGACGGATATTCTCTGGACAACATTCCTGTCTAG